Within Williamwhitmania sp., the genomic segment ATTTCGTGTGGCTTAAAATCACTCAAGGAGGCAATTTCTAAAACTCCAAACACGCTATCTTCCAACTTAAGCGGAACTATGAGCAAATTGCTGGGCGTTGCTTCTCCAAGTCCTGAGGTAATGGTAATGTAACCTTCCGGTATTTCTTTAAGATGGATTGTTTTCTTTTCGATGGCACAGGTTCCAACGAGCCCTTCGCCAACCATGATTTTTTTTGTGAGATATTTTTTTCGGTTGTAGGCAAAGGAGGCAACTAGGTCAAGTGTTTGCTCTTCGCTACTGTCTTCGCTAAGTGCAAAAATGCCACCTTGGTTTGCATTTAGGTAGTTGACAAGATTCTGAATGACATTCTCGGAAAGCAAGGTGAGATCATTGTTGTTTTGCCGAAGTATCTCACCAAACATGGCTAGTCCAGTGGTTACCCAACGTTGCTTCTCCTCTTCGGCCTTCCTAATTTTCTCTTCCTTCTGTGCCTTTATTAAACTTTCTCTCATTTCGATAAGGGCAGTTCCTAGCACATCGTTTTCGCTTACGGGTGTGTATTCTGCATCCAAATTATTGTTGCCAATTTCCGAGGCAAATTGAGCAGTTTTAGTGATGTTCCCAATAAGTTTATTCATCGATCCAATAAGTTGACCGAGGTCGTCCTTTCTGTTAGTTTGGATTTCTGCTGGCAGCTCGCCTTTTGCAAACGTGGTGGTGGTGGAACTCAACTTAAAAATATCAATCGAAAGCGGTTTCAAGATAGCGCGTAGCCCAAAGAAGAAAATGATGACCGAGAGAATAACAATGAGCAACATCCAAATTTGATTGGAGGCAAGTTGCTCAAGCACCACATTTTTGTTTACCACAATACAGATGTAGCTGTTGTATGGTTGGTAGTACTTAAAATACATCAGCTTGGTGGTAGATACTCCTGCCTCCTCCTCATTGAATTTGAAATACCCCTCCTTGTTTTTGTTCGACTGTAATTGTTCAAAAATATCCTTCCTGATTTTTTGACCTTCACGAAAGATGTCGACGGTGATGTAGCCCTTGTCGTCGACCATAAAAGGGTAGGTGTTTTCGAAATATTGGGGTTGTTCAAACGCTTTCTTTATCGCTTGCTTTTGCTCAGTGTCCAATGTCGAACTTTTGCTAAGATCTGTTACTGTAGTTGTCAGCTGAGAGAGATCTGTTAAAACCTGACTCATCAGTTGGTTTGTCTGGACAAGTGCTCGAGAGACGGTAAAGGCAACAAGAAATATTCCCGAGGTGGTGTAGATGGCCACCAGCAGGGCAAATGCTGTGAGCTGAATTTTTTTGTGTATGTCTAAAGTCTGAAAAAGCTTCATGGCAAAAAGGTATTGCGTTGTTGCTTAAAGGCTATTTTTTTACATAAAACTGACCAAGCTTTTCAAACTTGGTGGCATGCGGCCCTAGAATGGTTTCGTGCATTCCAAGCACCAAAACACTTTTGGGATATAGATTACTGTGAAATAGTTCAAACACCTTATTCTGTAAAGTATAGTTGAAATAGATAATAACATTTCGGCAAAGAATAAGGTCGAACTTGGCAAAAAATAGATTTCCGTCTCTAACTAAGTCGTGCTTTCTGAAAATAGGCTTCTCTGTAAGAAATTTTTTCATGGTTAAGGTATCTCGCGACTTGTCGATGTCAAAATATTTTTCGTAGGGAACCTCATTGAATTCCTCATAGTTGAATGGATTCTGTTTGATAACCTTATCGAAATTGTCGAGATAAGATATGTTGAACCGGTATTTGTATACCCCCTTTTTCGCTTGATCAAGTACGTCAGTATTGATGTCGGACGCAAAAATCTTAGCCTTTTCGTAAAGCCCCATTTCGTTCAGGAGAATTAGCATAGAGTATACCTCCTGACCTGTAGAGCAGCCTGCATGCCAGATGTTTATGGTTTTATTGTTCTTAAAACGTGGAAGGATTCTGAACTTTAGCGTTTGCCAAGTTTGTGGATCACGGAAAAGTTCGGTGGTGTTGACGGTGATCTCCTTAACAACTCCTTCTGAAAATTCTTTGTTCGTTTTAATTGTTCCAACTAGGGTGTTTAGGTCCATGTTTTTGTCGACGAGTATTTTTTGCAGTCGTCGTTTCAGGGACTTATCAGAATACTCCGTTAAATCGTAGTTGGAGGAGTTTTTCAGTGCCAATACAAAAAACTGGAGGTCCTGGTCGGTTATGTTCATATTGCCCTAATGGTTAAAATGCCTAATGCCAGCCATAGTGTTGAAACCTGTAACCGGCATGCCTTTTAGAAATTGCTGTATTGAGAAGTGCTAAAAGACCACTTCGCTAAATTAAAAAAAAATAGGCAATCCGGTTTGGCATTGCCCATTTTGCCTATTTTTTTTGATTTAACCCTAATTTCGATGGTTAAAGAATCTATATTCGAGGATAAAGATGTTTTTATTTCTGGTTGCTGGCAACCAGAAATTTCATAATCACCGGATTGTGGTCAGAGTGTGCAAATCCGAGGTCTATCCGATCTATTGACAGCGCTTTAACATTTGGCGAAACCAGAAAGAAATCTAAGATAGTGGTGAGGGTTTTTCCGGCTCGGTATGGCTCGTAGTTATATCGATTGGTTGGTTTATTCACAAATACCCAATGCCAATCGGAGGGCATCTGTTTTTTTGAAATTTCTATGGGATTAAAATATTCTGTGTGAGGTGTAGTTACCGTTGGCGGGTTCTGGTTCCAGTCGCCACCAACAATTACAGCGTTTCCTTTAGCATACTCCCGAAGTGCCAGAGCACGAATGGTATCCATTTCCACTTTTCGAAGGTTCCCAGTATCGAAAGCTTCACAGTGTGTGTTGAAAATTACTAAAGTTTTGCCGTTTGGAAGCGCATATCTGGTTGCCAGCATTGCTCGTGTGGGCATAAATAGTCTCTTGGGCCAGGAATATTGACCACCCAGCGAAACCCTTGATGCCCTATATGGATTTTTTTTTGAGAAAGTCATTATTCCTGACATTACTCTGCCGTAGGGATTGGAGAATGGAACCGGGACAAACTGCGATTTATAGTTGTAGCAGAATAAGGAGTGCCATTGTGCCAACCCTTTAGAAAGGGAGTCGACCTCATTTATACCGTACGTCCGTTTGGAGTCAACATCCACCTCCTGAAGAAGTATAAAGTTACCCTTGAATAGCTGGAGGAAACTCTTAATTGCATTGAGGTTGTTGAGGGTAGTATCCTTGCTACAGCGTACTCTTTTACCTCCATCGAAAAAGAAGTCCATTTCGGCGTTGAGCCCGGCGTAGCCAACATTCCACGTCAGCATGGATAGCGTATCGGTAGAAATCGTATCGATCTTATTGGATACGGGAATGTTTTCAATTGGAGCTGGACGGTATTCGGTCAGAATAAAAAAACTCAGAACGCCCACTACGGTTATGGCTAAAGCAATTAGCAGTGTTTTGAAAAACTTTTTCATGCCTCTATTTTTTACCAGCGTGCAAGTTAGGCAAATTGTATTAAGCGAGAGTTAAGTGGCTGTTATAAAACGTTTCAACCCAAAAATATTTGAAAACATTTTTTTCGGTAATGTGCGTTATCCGGTCTGGTCGAATCTATTACTTTGGTGGTAACACTCCTGTGTGTAATTTTAGTTTATTTTTGTGATATTCGTTCCACCAATCCATATTCAATGAAGGTCGGAGTTATCCTTTTTCCAGATTCAGAAAGCCATCGTGATGTGATTGCTGCCTTTAAGGAGGCAACCAAATGGGATGTAGTTGAAATTTGGCATAAGGACGATAGCCTTAAGGGTGCCGATATTGTTACCCTCACCGGCGGGTACCTCAATGGGGCGTGCTTTAACTTTCAGGATACTCCATCTCCCATTCTCCAAAAAGTGGTGGAGTTTGCCAACCAAGGCGGTTACGTTTGGGGTATTGGCGATGGCTTTAGAGCACTCTGCAAGTTGGGATTGTTACCCGGCAGCCTGCTTCCCAACGTTGGCGGTAGGTTTGTTTCGAAGAATATTCACCTGATGCCCGACTCCCGTCAGGCAGCCATTACATGGCATCTCGACAGTTCCATGGTTTTTAAGGTGCCAATTGCCCATAGCGTTGGCCGCTATGTTGCCGATGCAATTGAACTTTCCGAGATGCGACAAAATGGGCAGATTTTATTCCGCTACTGCGACCGATTTGGTAACCTCTCCGTCGATTATAATCCCGATGGCTCCATCGAAAATATTGCTGGTATTAGCAACGAGGGAAAGAATGTTTTTGGAATGATGGCTCATCCCGAACGGGCCGTGCTAAAATCGTCGGGCAACCGAGGTGGTGTGCCCATATTTGAATCGTTCCAGCGGTTTTTTAGAAACAGGAAGTAACGAGACTGAAAGGTGATCCCCTACAATATTTTTTTAATCAGCTACAAATTTCTCACATCCTGAATTACCTCGTGAAATCGATTGGGTGTGGCGGCAATTTTTAGCAGCTGTACAGCAACGCTTTCGGGCGATGCGAGGTTGCCACTCTCCTTGAGCGATATAAATCTTTCAATTTGGCTGAACGACTCCTTGGGCTTGGTTCTTATCTCCGCCTGCATTTGGGTGTCGACTATGCCGGGTGCCACCGAGAATATGCTAACCTTGCTTCCTGCTTCATTCTGTTCCATTTGAGCAGTTTGCGAGAGCATGTCGAGCGCGGCCTTTGAGGCGCAGTAGGTCGACCATGAAGCAATAGCATGCCGTCCAGCCCCTGAGCTAACATTGATAATTACCTTTTCGACCTCGATCTCGGCATATCGGCTCAGAAATTTATTCATCAGGAGGGCAGGGGCAACGGCGTTAACGGCAAATACATCCACAATGGTTTTGCTGTTTAACTTCCCCAAATGGTTTACCTCGCCCAGCATACCAGCATTGTTCACCAAAACAATTTTGGAGAAAGGTGTGCCATCGGGAAGCGATAAATTTTGAAGGTTATTGGTTGAGACGAAATCGACCGGAATAAAATGAAATCGTGGATGTGAATTGGTGTTGGTTCTTGAAAGGCCATATACCTCTACATCATCGCGGTCAAGGATTTTCTCAACTAAGGCTTTGCCTATGCCACGGCTACTGCCGGAAATAATGAACAGTTCCATATGTTAAAGTTTTGCTTTGCCAAATTTTCGTTTTATCCATCGGGGAAATAC encodes:
- a CDS encoding endonuclease/exonuclease/phosphatase family protein, which produces MKKFFKTLLIALAITVVGVLSFFILTEYRPAPIENIPVSNKIDTISTDTLSMLTWNVGYAGLNAEMDFFFDGGKRVRCSKDTTLNNLNAIKSFLQLFKGNFILLQEVDVDSKRTYGINEVDSLSKGLAQWHSLFCYNYKSQFVPVPFSNPYGRVMSGIMTFSKKNPYRASRVSLGGQYSWPKRLFMPTRAMLATRYALPNGKTLVIFNTHCEAFDTGNLRKVEMDTIRALALREYAKGNAVIVGGDWNQNPPTVTTPHTEYFNPIEISKKQMPSDWHWVFVNKPTNRYNYEPYRAGKTLTTILDFFLVSPNVKALSIDRIDLGFAHSDHNPVIMKFLVASNQK
- a CDS encoding CheR family methyltransferase, whose translation is MNITDQDLQFFVLALKNSSNYDLTEYSDKSLKRRLQKILVDKNMDLNTLVGTIKTNKEFSEGVVKEITVNTTELFRDPQTWQTLKFRILPRFKNNKTINIWHAGCSTGQEVYSMLILLNEMGLYEKAKIFASDINTDVLDQAKKGVYKYRFNISYLDNFDKVIKQNPFNYEEFNEVPYEKYFDIDKSRDTLTMKKFLTEKPIFRKHDLVRDGNLFFAKFDLILCRNVIIYFNYTLQNKVFELFHSNLYPKSVLVLGMHETILGPHATKFEKLGQFYVKK
- a CDS encoding SDR family NAD(P)-dependent oxidoreductase, giving the protein MELFIISGSSRGIGKALVEKILDRDDVEVYGLSRTNTNSHPRFHFIPVDFVSTNNLQNLSLPDGTPFSKIVLVNNAGMLGEVNHLGKLNSKTIVDVFAVNAVAPALLMNKFLSRYAEIEVEKVIINVSSGAGRHAIASWSTYCASKAALDMLSQTAQMEQNEAGSKVSIFSVAPGIVDTQMQAEIRTKPKESFSQIERFISLKESGNLASPESVAVQLLKIAATPNRFHEVIQDVRNL
- a CDS encoding GAF domain-containing protein — protein: MKLFQTLDIHKKIQLTAFALLVAIYTTSGIFLVAFTVSRALVQTNQLMSQVLTDLSQLTTTVTDLSKSSTLDTEQKQAIKKAFEQPQYFENTYPFMVDDKGYITVDIFREGQKIRKDIFEQLQSNKNKEGYFKFNEEEAGVSTTKLMYFKYYQPYNSYICIVVNKNVVLEQLASNQIWMLLIVILSVIIFFFGLRAILKPLSIDIFKLSSTTTTFAKGELPAEIQTNRKDDLGQLIGSMNKLIGNITKTAQFASEIGNNNLDAEYTPVSENDVLGTALIEMRESLIKAQKEEKIRKAEEEKQRWVTTGLAMFGEILRQNNNDLTLLSENVIQNLVNYLNANQGGIFALSEDSSEEQTLDLVASFAYNRKKYLTKKIMVGEGLVGTCAIEKKTIHLKEIPEGYITITSGLGEATPSNLLIVPLKLEDSVFGVLEIASLSDFKPHEIEFVEKLSESIASTLSSVRINLRTTYLLEQSQQQRE
- the purQ gene encoding phosphoribosylformylglycinamidine synthase I gives rise to the protein MKVGVILFPDSESHRDVIAAFKEATKWDVVEIWHKDDSLKGADIVTLTGGYLNGACFNFQDTPSPILQKVVEFANQGGYVWGIGDGFRALCKLGLLPGSLLPNVGGRFVSKNIHLMPDSRQAAITWHLDSSMVFKVPIAHSVGRYVADAIELSEMRQNGQILFRYCDRFGNLSVDYNPDGSIENIAGISNEGKNVFGMMAHPERAVLKSSGNRGGVPIFESFQRFFRNRK